Below is a window of Pseudomonas eucalypticola DNA.
ACGGCTTGATATCCTTCGGAATACGGCGGCGGATGTAGTAGGTCCCGGTGCGGGGATCTTTCCAAGGTTGTGCCATAAATCCCATCGTGTACCCGCCATGTGTACTCATGCGTAACGGGTTACAGCAACTCCAGATAGTAAAAACCCCCGAGACCTTGCGGAATCAGGGGTTTTCGGTATTTGGTGCCCAGAGACGGAATCGAACCGCCGACACGGGGATTTTCAATCCCCTGCTCTACCGACTGAGCTATCTGGGCCGCAGGCGGGATTAGACGTTTTTACGCGCGTGGCGTCAAGCTCGAAAGCAAAAAAATAGAATGATTACCTGTAGTTACACGCCACGCGTCGGGGTATCCGTCCTCGCCAGAGCTCAACCGCCGGGGTACGCCACCTCGATCCACTCATCCTCCTCGCCGCCATACCCGTAGTAATCGCGCGGCACACGCTCGATGTCTTCCGCCACGCGCTCAATCACCGCACGCAACTCCAGCCGCTTAAGCCAGCGTGCCGGTATGGCCCCAGGGCCGTACTCGATGCCCAGCAGGTGCCCGGCCACCAACCCGGTGCTATCGCTGTCGCCGCTGTGGTTCACCGCGAGGATGATGCCGTCTTCCAGGGTGTCCGCCATCAAGGCGCACCACACGCCGATGGCCAGCGCCTCTTCAGCCACCCACCCGCCGCCCAGCTTACCGATGCGCTCGGGCGTCGGCCGATCACCCTGGCGGACGAAGAACAGTACGCGCTCCAGCAGCTCACGCACTTCATGCATGCCGGCTTTGTCGCCATGGCTGGCGAGGCTGTCGACCACGGCCTGCTCGAGCCCCGCGCCGTGGTCGACCATGCGTTGCAGGATGTCGGCGAACAAGCCTGCGGCGAGGTAGCCGCTGGGGTGGCCGTGGGTGAGTTGGCCGGCTTCGCTGGCCCACTCGAAAGCATTGGCGAAGAAGGCGCAGGGGGCGGAGCGCATCAGCGCGCCGCAGCCTTTGCTATTGTTCTGGGCAGGCGCGCCCAGGTGCTTGCTGGCCTTGAGGGCGCTGATGCAGGTTGTGCCTGGGGCACGGCGAGCCCACAGCGCTTTCTCGCTGATGAGCCAACCGTCATGGCTCACATGCGTGGCCGGCTGCTCGTTCTGAGTCACCAGCCAGCGCAGCAGCGCGTGGTGAATGACGCTGGGCACGTGGCAGATGCCTCGGGAGCTGCCGCGTACGTAGGCGCGCAGCAGGCCTTCGGCAGTGAAGAGCATCATCTGCGTGTCGTCGGTGACGGCGCCGATACGGCCGTAGGCTGGGGTGAAATCGACGATCCCGCATTGGCCGTAGCGGGCTTCGATCACCGGCCATTCCAGGAACTCCACAGGGGCGCCCAGGGCGTCGCCGACGGCGCCCCCAAGCAGGCAGCCCTTGATGCGGTCGAGTCGGTTCATGGCGGTCTCCTTACGATGCCAGTTCGATGTCCTGCAGGCGGCCCAGTGCTTGCTCGATTTCTACGATGCGGGCCTTTTCTGCACGCAGGGTGCTCGGTAGTTCGCGCTTTCCACGGTATGGATACGTGCACAGCGTGCACCCTTTTGGTACTTGCGCGCCAGTTCCCGGCGTTGCTACCGCTGAGGAAGCGCAGAGGAGGCAATCTGATCAGCCCGCGCTTGAGCCGACCCAATCGGCGCCCTTCTGGCTGATTCGGTATTTCTGCGCAGGACTGCGCGGTGAATCAGGGTTGGTCATCTCGACCAACCCCTGGGCAAGCGCGGGGTTCAGGTAGTTTTCACGGAAGGTCGCACGGTGGGAAATTCCCAAACCTTCCATCAACTCAGCCGCTTTCATCGCCGGATGTTCACTTAAGCACCGCAACAGGCTGGCAACCTGGTTGCTCAATGTCCCTGCGCTGTGGTCATCAGTGCTACCTGCATCGAGCAAAGCCTGCTGCAACGCACCCAGCATGAACTCGACGAAGTGCGTTGCCTCACCCAACTGGTCGGCCCGCGAGAGTGCAGCGTAGTAGGCATCCTGTTGTTCGCGTATTACGGTTTCCACGGGCAACCAAGCGAGCACCGGGCGCCATTGGCTTAGGAGCAAGGTCTGCCAGAGACGCCCCATTCGGCCATTACCATCGGCAAACGGGTGGATGAACTCAAACTCGTAATGGAATACGCAACTTGCGATCAATGGATGCAGCTCGGTTGAGCCCGCCCACTGCAAGAGCGAGTCAACCAGCGTAGCGACACGGCTGGCAGGAGGCGCCATATGTACCAGCCGGTCCCCTCGGTAAATGCCTACACCGCCACTACGGAACTCACCTGCGTCGTCCAGCAGACCGAACATCAGCGTCCCGTGCGCCTGCAGCAAATGCGCCCGAGAGTCTGGGCGAAAAGTCGGCATGGCCTCATACGTCGTGAACGCGTTGCGTACTTCCTGGATTTCGCGAGGCAACCCGAGTACACGCTTGCCGTCGAGCACGGCGGTGACCTGTTCGAGGCTCAGGGTGTTGTTTTCAATCGCCAGCGACGCCTGGATCGTTCGGATGCGGTTGCCGCGCCGCAATTGCGGGGTGAGCTCGGCTTCGCGGCGTTCCGAGAGACGGCCCACCTGCTCACTGATTTCTGCCACCAGAGCGAGCATGCGGGTAGTGAGGGTCAGGGGCGGCTGGTAACGATTCAATGGTCTTTCCGGGGAGTCAGTGGACAGTGAATGGGAGCTTCATTGGCCGTAATGGTACACCGATCTACTTGTACGGTTACTTGTACGGTTACTTGTACGGTGCCAGCGCCCAAGCGCCCCCTTCCGGGCCTTTTGCAGGCAGGACCTGGTAGCGCAATCAGATGTAGCAGCGGACCTGGCCGCGTCACAAGCGCCGCATTCTCCCTGGCGGACCGCACCGCCCTTTCCACTGGCCAACAAGCCCAAGGCCACTGCCGGTAGTCAAAGACCTCAGGGATAGCTGAACCGATGCACCAGCGTCAGCTCACCCGGCGCGCGCATGGGCACCAGGAAGGTTTCCATTTTCTCGTTGGGTGTGCCCTCTTCGGTGATGAGGGTGATCTGGGCGGTGGTCAGCGGTTTGACCGGGTTTTCCTGGCCGCCGCTGTCGCCGTCATCACTCCGGTAACCGCCGCCGAAATAATTGACGTAGATGAGGTACTGGCCCTTTTGCGGCGCGGGCATGGCGAAGATCTCCGGGCCATAGCCGGTGGTGACGTCCACGTCCAGGGCCGCGCCGTTGGCGGCGGTGCGGTCGCCGTACCAGATGTGAGCACCGTCAGGGGTGATGACGTGCAGGTCCAGGTCGGTGTTGTCGCTGTCCCAAGACAGCAGGATACGCAATTTGGCCGGGCTGGCGCTGCCGCTGTTGAGGAACTGCACGCGGCGCTTCTGCTGGCCGTCAGGGCTGCGGATTTCAACGCTGTTGGTGCCGCTGGGGAACGAGAAAGGACGGTCGAAGTGGCCATTGCCATCGATTTTCAGCGGCATGGCGACGCCGTTGACGATGACCTTGCCTGGCTGGTCGGCACTTTTGGGCATGCCCTTGATCGCCCCCATGATCCGCGCCGTATCGGCCTGATCGGCGGGGGTATTTACCGATGAGGCCGGATAGTTGACGGTCTGACGGAAGTGCTCGCCCTCCGGATTGGCGCTGCGCCAGCCGCCGACAGGCGTATCGAGGCTGACGGGGTTGTCGCCACGAGCAGCCGGCAGCGCCAGCAAGGCGCCAAGGAACAGGACGGTGGTACGGGTGCGCGGAGTCATGGCCTAATCCAGAAGCAGGTGGCGGGCGAGCCCTTCGATGTAGGTTTCATCCTGGCCATTGGGGTGGGCCTCGAAGGCCAGGTGCAGGTATTCATGGGTCAGGTCCAGGCGGTCTTGCAGGGTGAGGACGCCGCGCACGTAGATACGCTGGCGTTCGCGGTCCACGTAGGGGCGGCCGTAGGCCAGGCGGCACACCGCAAAGGTGTTGAGCTCGTTGTAGCCCACTTCGTTGTCCAGGGCCGGGCGCCACTGGCGCTTCTGGCTCTGCAACCACTCCTGGGCGGCGGGTAGCGCTTCGCAGGAAGCGACCGGGTTGTCCCAGCGGCTCAGGCTTGCACGAGGGTAGGCGCGCTGCAGAATCACGTCGTAACGCAGGCCATCACGGGCTTGCTGCACGGCCTGGGCCCAGGACAGCTTGTCCGGCCCCGGGGTATCGGAGTGGTAGGTGACCGGGCTACCCGCCAGCACCAGGTCGCTGGTCCAGGCAACGATGCGCCGCGTATCGACCGTGGCGGCACGCGGGGCCACGCGCTGGCGGCTGCTGCTATCGTCGATGCTCAGGCAGTCGCCATTACGCCCGGCGTTCTGCAGCAAGTAGGTGCGAATGGCCACGGCCAGGGCCTTGGCCGCTTCGGCGGGCTGGCTTGTCGCTTCTCGTTGCAGCACCCGCGCAACATATTCTTCGCGGTCCAGGCGAGCGATCAGACGGGGGCCTTGCTGCAGGTACAGGTCACCGCTGCTGTCGATATCCAGATCGTTGCCATTGGCGAACACTGCACGGTAGCGGCCTTGCAGCATCCCTGGGGGCGCAGGGGTACCCGAGGGGGTCAGCACGCTCTTGAGCGGGTAGCGGGCGAACAGGTCGACCTCCACGCAACGCCCGGTGTCCCTGGGCCAGGGCGCCGGCAGAAAAGCGCCGAGCACGTCGGCGTAATGGCGCAGGACCATCTGGCTGGTACCTCGCCCGCCAACCCAGATCGGTGTGCCATCCGACAACCAGCCGGCAAAACCGCCCTGGCGCCCCTTGGGGTCGCTGTCGGCCAGCCAGCTCCAGGTTTTCACCCGCAGGCGGCCGCCCAGGCTGCCCGCTGCCTGGCCGTCGGCAGCGTCGAGCACCACGTCCAACAACAACTGCCGGGCCTGCTCCTGGGCGGGCAGGGTACGCAAGCTGTCGAGCAACTGCGCCACCGGGACGCGGGTGCCGGGCTGGAGTTGGCCGAGGTCGGCCAGCCAGGCCGGGGCCTGGCGGGCGTGCCAGAAGTCATGCCACTGCTGCACATCGATTTGCAAACGCCGCGGGTCGAAATACAGCCCGCAGGAATGCACCAGCGCCGCGTCACGGGCAATGGTGCCGCCGGGGGTACAGCAATAGACTTCGTCGCGGTCCTGGCCCTGGCAGTCATAGGCCGGTTCGTGCTGGTCAGTGTCCACCAGCCAGGCATAGACGAACAGTTTCCACAGGCTGCCCAGAGGCGTGGTCAAGTCGGCCGGCAGTGGCGTGCGGCCGACGGCCTGGGTTTCACTGAACTGTACCAGCTCATACCCTGCGCCATGGGGCCAGGCCAGGCGCAGAGGCGCCTCCCCTGCCCAGGTCAGCAGAGGAAGCAGGCACAGCAAACCGCCTAGCAGCGCACGTCTCATGTTACTGGACCGTAACCTGGCCAACCGCTGCCTTCTTCTCTTCGGCCTTGTGCTGCGGCGCATAGAGCTGGGTGTAGCGCACCGGCGGCAAGGTGAACTGGCCTTTCTGCGAGAAGCGCACCAAGTGACGGAACCGTAGCTCGCCGCTGAGGCTGTCGACGGCGATGCCGTAGGCCATCTGCCCGGGTTCGAAGCGGGCCTTTTCCAGCGGTGCGGCATCGGTGGCGCCCTGCCCTGTCAGCTTGATGCCCCAGGTGGTGCGTTCCACATCGGCGCCCGGCGGCAGCGGCACTTCAAGCATGCCATAGCGCAGTGGCTGGCCCTTGGTGCTGACCGTCACCTCATCCAGGTAAAGGCTGTCGCTGGCCAGAGGTTTGTTGCCCACTGCTTCGAGCTTGAAGGTGAAGGCTTGGTCACCGGGAACCAGGCGCAGCAGCCGGCGCTTGACCACTACCGGCAGGTCATCCGGGGCGGTCTGCTTGCTGTTGAAGGTCAGCACTGCGCGAACGGGACGTTCACTGGTGCCGGTGACGTTGAGGGCGGCCGGTACGCCGGTGCCCTGCCACTGCCAGAAGCCACTGCCGGTGGCGCCCTGCGCCGCCCGCCAATCAGCCGCGGGAGCCAAGGTAGTGGGCTTGGGTGCCTGTTCGATGCTGCGTTGCAGCCAGGTCAGCGCCAGGGCGCGCTCGAGGGTCGACTGCTGCGGCAACAGGCGTTGCAACAGGTCGCGGACCTGGTCGGCCGTGGCAGGCTTTAGCGACAGGTCCAAGGCGGCGGCGAACGGCTGGCCACTGGTGGCAAGCCGTTGGCGAGCCTCTTCCAGGCCGCTGGCGAAGGCCGGCGGTTGGGTGACCTTGGCCTGTTGCGCCAGGGCTGCGGTCAACACGCGAGCACTGGCCAGGCCCAGGGCCGACTCGGGGGCGCCCATGACCACGCTGTCTTCGCCATCGTCCATCAGGTTGGCGTTGGCCCCCGGGCCAGCCTTGGCAAGATCGGCCATCAGGCCACTGAGCAGGGTGTTGACCGGCAATTGCATCTCGCGGGCAAACGACAGGATCAGCGCCCGCTGCAGCAAGGGGGTGCTGGCCGCCTGCTTGGCATACACGTCCATCACTCGCTGCCAATGCTCTGGCGGCAGGCTCAGGCCCAAGGCCTTGCTGGCATGCCAGTCGGCGTAATAGGCGTATGCGGTCAGGAACGCATCGGGCGCACGGTCGTCGCCCCACCAGGTGAAGGCTGCTTCGGGACCGGCCATCTGAACCAGGCGCAGGCGGCTGTTCTGCAGGATAAGCCGCAGGCGGTCACGCACACCGGGGTCGGCGGTCAGGGCCGGGTAAGCGATGGCCAACGGCAACAGTTGGCTGGCGGTTTGTTCGACACCGCCCCACGGGTATTCGAGCAAGTCGTCGAGGCTGGCGCGGAACAGCGCTTGCGGGCTGTCGTCCAGGCGCAGGCGCAGGTTGCTGGCATCGACGGGCAACGACAGCGGGATGTCGCCAGCGGTGACGTCCAGGGCCTGGGTGTGAACGGTCTGCCAACCGTCGGCGACGGTTTTCAGGTCGATGGCCAGGGCGTCCTGGGTTTTGCCGTCCTGTTGGATCTCGGCCGCCAGGTGGGTCGTACCCAAGGCCAGTTGCAGCGCCCCGCCAGGCAAGGGAATGTAATTGATGCCGGGGTTGAGGGTCAGCGGCAGGCGCTGTTCCTGGCCACCGTCGTGGATCACCAGTTCAGCTTTGACCGGCTGTTCTGCCTGGCTGAAGGCGAACACCCCCAGGTCAGGCTTGTCACCTGCGCGGAAGCGCGTTGGGCCGCTCCATTTCAGGTAAAGGGGCTTTTCGGAACGGATGAACTGCTTTTTCTGCCCCACCTGGCCGTCATCGGCGATGGCCCGTGCGGTGATGCGCCAACGGGTCAGGGAGTCGGGCATGCGGAAGGTGAAGCGCGCCTTGCCGCTGGCGTCGCTGACCAACTCCGGCTGCCAGGCAGCGGTGTCGACGTCTTCGCGGCGCGGGCGCTCCAGCACCTTCACGCCACGCTCGCTGCGGTTGGCCTTGCCGGGTGCCGTGGGGCTGCCGGGCAGGGCCACGTCGTAGCTGATGAACGACAGGCTGGCGCTGGTGCGCACATTGTTGCGCCGTGGGTGATAGAAGAACTGGTCAATGCCAGGGGCGATTTCCGGTTGCAAGGCATAGACCATTTCGTCGACGACGCTGACGGTCAGGTGTGCGGGAATGGCCTTTCCGGCGAACTGGGTGCTGAGGTCGACGGTGACGGTGTCGCCAGGCTGGTAGTGGTCCTTGTCGGTCGCGATGGCGATGTCGATCTGCGGCTGCACCACCTTGATGCCAGCGTTCTGGAAGCTGTATTCGCCGCCTTTGGTGTACAGCACCGAGAAGGTCAGGTTGGGCGCGAAGCTATCCTTCACCGGAATGTGCACGCGGTATTGGGTGGGGCTGAGGGTATCGATTTTCAGCCAGTCGCCGCCTTTGGTCAGCAGCGCGGTGGCCTCGACCTTGTCACGCTCGAGCGACAGCAAGGCATCACTGACAGGCTCGGGGAACGTGATCAGCG
It encodes the following:
- a CDS encoding alpha-2-macroglobulin family protein — encoded protein: MSRALVVRLCLWLLCLLAPVGLVRAEDSVSASDYAPLAGESFFLLADSSFATDEQAMVRLEAPGRDYRRFRMEPYGGADIRVYRIDQPLEFLKRQKNLHRVASEGQFKGEGLSNTLAYLWDNWYRKSRRVMQRAFSYESRKEVTDQVPELKMGNTIAAPTQYDAQPQYAPIPGLPLVTQFRYPLWQAKPIQPPKGVDLAGSSSEFISVAPGNVYIPLGKLKPGLYLVEALIGKYRATTVVFVSNTVAVSKIAGDELLVWAARKHEGSSVPKVKVLWTDGLGVMSSGETDNDGLLRLKHVSPERSFVIGEDAEGGVFVSENFYYDSEIYDTKLYAFTDRPLYRPGDWVSMKIVGREFKNARDSVNPAGGAVHVSVIDATGTTLQGMDLNLDAKAGTQGHFQLPDNAVAGGYELRFTYRDQTYSSAFRVAEYIKPHFEISLDLAKQDFRTHEPVKGKLLLMYPDGKPVANAKLTLSLRAQQLSMVENELQYLGQFPVELTSTELTTDAKGYASIELPAAEKPSRYMLTVFASDGAAYRVKTTKEILIERGAAQYQLGAPERFSAVGDKVAFSYQSEQPTPVKPAAYTWVRLEDQTTGGAKLGAADKGFTVAFDRPGTYNLSLVDEHQRILGATGHSVTGDGVKAVPGTVEITLDKAEYKAGDEALALITFPEPVSDALLSLERDKVEATALLTKGGDWLKIDTLSPTQYRVHIPVKDSFAPNLTFSVLYTKGGEYSFQNAGIKVVQPQIDIAIATDKDHYQPGDTVTVDLSTQFAGKAIPAHLTVSVVDEMVYALQPEIAPGIDQFFYHPRRNNVRTSASLSFISYDVALPGSPTAPGKANRSERGVKVLERPRREDVDTAAWQPELVSDASGKARFTFRMPDSLTRWRITARAIADDGQVGQKKQFIRSEKPLYLKWSGPTRFRAGDKPDLGVFAFSQAEQPVKAELVIHDGGQEQRLPLTLNPGINYIPLPGGALQLALGTTHLAAEIQQDGKTQDALAIDLKTVADGWQTVHTQALDVTAGDIPLSLPVDASNLRLRLDDSPQALFRASLDDLLEYPWGGVEQTASQLLPLAIAYPALTADPGVRDRLRLILQNSRLRLVQMAGPEAAFTWWGDDRAPDAFLTAYAYYADWHASKALGLSLPPEHWQRVMDVYAKQAASTPLLQRALILSFAREMQLPVNTLLSGLMADLAKAGPGANANLMDDGEDSVVMGAPESALGLASARVLTAALAQQAKVTQPPAFASGLEEARQRLATSGQPFAAALDLSLKPATADQVRDLLQRLLPQQSTLERALALTWLQRSIEQAPKPTTLAPAADWRAAQGATGSGFWQWQGTGVPAALNVTGTSERPVRAVLTFNSKQTAPDDLPVVVKRRLLRLVPGDQAFTFKLEAVGNKPLASDSLYLDEVTVSTKGQPLRYGMLEVPLPPGADVERTTWGIKLTGQGATDAAPLEKARFEPGQMAYGIAVDSLSGELRFRHLVRFSQKGQFTLPPVRYTQLYAPQHKAEEKKAAVGQVTVQ
- a CDS encoding ADP-ribosylglycohydrolase family protein: MNRLDRIKGCLLGGAVGDALGAPVEFLEWPVIEARYGQCGIVDFTPAYGRIGAVTDDTQMMLFTAEGLLRAYVRGSSRGICHVPSVIHHALLRWLVTQNEQPATHVSHDGWLISEKALWARRAPGTTCISALKASKHLGAPAQNNSKGCGALMRSAPCAFFANAFEWASEAGQLTHGHPSGYLAAGLFADILQRMVDHGAGLEQAVVDSLASHGDKAGMHEVRELLERVLFFVRQGDRPTPERIGKLGGGWVAEEALAIGVWCALMADTLEDGIILAVNHSGDSDSTGLVAGHLLGIEYGPGAIPARWLKRLELRAVIERVAEDIERVPRDYYGYGGEEDEWIEVAYPGG
- a CDS encoding DUF2300 domain-containing protein — its product is MRRALLGGLLCLLPLLTWAGEAPLRLAWPHGAGYELVQFSETQAVGRTPLPADLTTPLGSLWKLFVYAWLVDTDQHEPAYDCQGQDRDEVYCCTPGGTIARDAALVHSCGLYFDPRRLQIDVQQWHDFWHARQAPAWLADLGQLQPGTRVPVAQLLDSLRTLPAQEQARQLLLDVVLDAADGQAAGSLGGRLRVKTWSWLADSDPKGRQGGFAGWLSDGTPIWVGGRGTSQMVLRHYADVLGAFLPAPWPRDTGRCVEVDLFARYPLKSVLTPSGTPAPPGMLQGRYRAVFANGNDLDIDSSGDLYLQQGPRLIARLDREEYVARVLQREATSQPAEAAKALAVAIRTYLLQNAGRNGDCLSIDDSSSRQRVAPRAATVDTRRIVAWTSDLVLAGSPVTYHSDTPGPDKLSWAQAVQQARDGLRYDVILQRAYPRASLSRWDNPVASCEALPAAQEWLQSQKRQWRPALDNEVGYNELNTFAVCRLAYGRPYVDRERQRIYVRGVLTLQDRLDLTHEYLHLAFEAHPNGQDETYIEGLARHLLLD
- a CDS encoding Fic family protein, with amino-acid sequence MNRYQPPLTLTTRMLALVAEISEQVGRLSERREAELTPQLRRGNRIRTIQASLAIENNTLSLEQVTAVLDGKRVLGLPREIQEVRNAFTTYEAMPTFRPDSRAHLLQAHGTLMFGLLDDAGEFRSGGVGIYRGDRLVHMAPPASRVATLVDSLLQWAGSTELHPLIASCVFHYEFEFIHPFADGNGRMGRLWQTLLLSQWRPVLAWLPVETVIREQQDAYYAALSRADQLGEATHFVEFMLGALQQALLDAGSTDDHSAGTLSNQVASLLRCLSEHPAMKAAELMEGLGISHRATFRENYLNPALAQGLVEMTNPDSPRSPAQKYRISQKGADWVGSSAG
- a CDS encoding YfaP family protein, whose amino-acid sequence is MTPRTRTTVLFLGALLALPAARGDNPVSLDTPVGGWRSANPEGEHFRQTVNYPASSVNTPADQADTARIMGAIKGMPKSADQPGKVIVNGVAMPLKIDGNGHFDRPFSFPSGTNSVEIRSPDGQQKRRVQFLNSGSASPAKLRILLSWDSDNTDLDLHVITPDGAHIWYGDRTAANGAALDVDVTTGYGPEIFAMPAPQKGQYLIYVNYFGGGYRSDDGDSGGQENPVKPLTTAQITLITEEGTPNEKMETFLVPMRAPGELTLVHRFSYP